One window of the Pedobacter ginsengisoli genome contains the following:
- a CDS encoding sigma-54-dependent transcriptional regulator, with translation MIDATVLVIDDDDDDILLSARLFLKQHFNQVITCKSPKEINVLLSRNEVDIILLDMNYQKGASDGREGIYWLEHILSIDKDYVVILMTAYGNVELAVQAIKKGATDFILKPWENEKLFATLSAASRLRQSNKKVKKLERIHSSLQKDINRQFENIVGNSEPIKHLQNTLVKVAPTDANVLILGENGTGKQVFAYELHKLSHRKNQIFMHVDLGSLNENLFESELFGYAKGAFTDAKDDKPGRFEMAEGGTIFLDEIGNLSLPLQAKLLSVIQNRTVNRLGESKERKINVRLITATNMPLNEMVSKGTFRQDLLFRINTVELLLPGLAQRGDDILLLANHFLNTFSTKYHKSIIDFEAKAESMLLNYHWPGNVRELQHVVERAVIMSDSLKIGVNDLQLSPQKFGGTAPIQSDMGLEEMEKLMVQKAIDKHKGNISRAAADLGLTRAALYRRIEKFDL, from the coding sequence ATGATAGATGCAACCGTTTTAGTCATTGATGATGATGATGATGATATCCTTTTAAGTGCAAGATTATTTTTAAAGCAGCATTTTAATCAGGTAATCACTTGCAAATCACCTAAAGAAATTAATGTATTACTTAGCCGTAATGAAGTTGATATTATCTTGCTCGATATGAATTACCAAAAGGGAGCAAGTGATGGTCGTGAAGGAATTTACTGGTTGGAACATATCCTATCTATAGATAAAGACTATGTAGTAATATTAATGACTGCCTATGGCAATGTTGAACTTGCTGTTCAGGCTATTAAAAAAGGTGCTACAGATTTCATTTTAAAGCCATGGGAAAATGAAAAGCTGTTTGCAACCTTATCTGCTGCATCCAGATTAAGGCAATCTAATAAAAAGGTAAAGAAGCTGGAAAGGATTCATTCCTCATTGCAAAAGGATATTAACCGTCAGTTTGAAAACATTGTAGGAAATTCTGAGCCCATAAAACATCTGCAAAACACATTGGTAAAAGTGGCACCTACAGATGCCAATGTTTTGATTCTGGGAGAGAATGGAACAGGGAAACAAGTGTTTGCTTATGAATTACACAAACTTTCGCACAGAAAGAATCAGATTTTTATGCATGTAGACCTTGGTTCATTAAATGAGAACCTATTCGAAAGCGAGTTATTCGGCTATGCCAAAGGTGCTTTTACAGATGCAAAGGATGATAAACCAGGAAGATTTGAAATGGCCGAAGGTGGAACAATATTTCTGGATGAGATTGGCAACCTATCATTACCATTACAGGCCAAGCTGTTAAGTGTAATTCAGAACCGCACAGTTAACCGTTTGGGCGAAAGCAAAGAAAGAAAAATCAATGTACGCCTTATCACGGCAACCAATATGCCTCTTAATGAGATGGTTTCAAAGGGCACATTCCGTCAGGATTTACTTTTCAGAATAAATACCGTTGAGCTACTTTTACCAGGACTGGCGCAACGTGGAGATGATATTCTGCTACTAGCCAACCATTTCTTAAATACTTTTAGTACAAAATACCATAAAAGCATTATTGATTTTGAAGCCAAGGCCGAAAGTATGTTACTAAACTACCACTGGCCCGGTAACGTTCGCGAATTACAGCATGTAGTAGAGCGAGCAGTAATTATGTCTGATAGCCTTAAAATTGGGGTAAACGACCTGCAACTCAGTCCGCAGAAGTTTGGTGGCACTGCACCTATCCAATCAGATATGGGATTGGAAGAAATGGAAAAACTAATGGTGCAAAAAGCAATAGATAAACATAAAGGGAACATATCCAGAGCCGCTGCTGATCTTGGACTAACGCGTGCAGCACTTTACAGACGTATAGAAAAATTTGACTTATAA
- a CDS encoding ABC transporter permease, with protein MFKLNLKIALRNLWKHKTSSIINVVGLAIGLASCLLLLLYVSYEWSFDKQFKGSEKVYQVMTNFVDAKGNIKGTVDLTSNAIAQVIKQEVPDVEAISRISNNGQQLIANGENSFKKESKYADPDILKIFNYDFIAGNPLTALNTPHSVVLTERMAKLLFKDGDALNKSIRYNNEVDLKVTGIIKDLPANRSITFDFLMPWSLFETLSDWVKRPDWGNYNWQTVVSVNEQANIPLINSKMKGIIKKNGVDATDESFIFKLSDRHLFGKFVNGKSVGGDIERIYLFIALAFGILLIACINFMNMATAKSERRAKEVGIKKTIGASRASLISQFLTESVLLTIISVLIAIVLVEILLPTFNNLLNIELSIDYYSSGYWIGILSVILLTGLLSGSYPALYLSAFNPIQTLKRKITRTKVIPVSLRQVLVIGQFSFAIILIIATLVIYKQVQFIKNRPVGYDLNLLAEMPQEGELGKKFDLFKTELLKSGAVTALCQSSGSLSNSGSSFWNFEWPGMTKADKDVIFNQIATTYDFTKTNGIQMISGRDFSKSFASDTAALMLSSTAVKLMGLKNPIGTPVKYHGNDFTVVGVFKDFIWGSPYYTDRPMVVAFSQGWGGQITMRLNPNNSLSKNVELIAQVAKQINPAYPVDLKFVNDLYATKLQGEKVLGILSNLFGGLAIFISCLGLFGLAAYSAEQRTKEFGVRKVLGASVASIMQLLSVSFMKMILAAVIIGVPIAYYLMNKWLGHFEFRTAISWWVIVAAVFGTTVIAFLTVSFQAYKAAKANPVDALKYE; from the coding sequence ATGTTCAAACTTAATCTGAAAATAGCCCTACGTAACCTCTGGAAACATAAAACTTCATCAATAATTAATGTTGTTGGTTTGGCTATCGGCCTTGCTTCGTGTCTCTTATTGCTACTATATGTATCGTATGAGTGGAGTTTTGATAAGCAATTTAAGGGTTCTGAGAAGGTTTATCAGGTAATGACCAATTTTGTAGATGCCAAGGGTAACATAAAAGGAACAGTAGACCTTACAAGTAATGCAATTGCACAGGTAATAAAACAAGAAGTTCCTGATGTTGAAGCAATTAGCCGTATCAGTAATAACGGACAACAGCTAATCGCAAATGGGGAGAACAGCTTTAAAAAAGAATCTAAATACGCTGATCCGGATATTCTTAAAATATTTAATTACGATTTTATAGCAGGTAATCCGCTAACTGCTTTAAATACGCCTCACTCTGTTGTTTTAACGGAGCGGATGGCAAAACTACTGTTTAAGGATGGAGATGCACTAAACAAATCAATACGTTATAATAACGAAGTAGATTTAAAGGTTACGGGGATTATTAAAGACTTGCCTGCCAATAGATCAATTACATTTGACTTTTTGATGCCCTGGTCTTTGTTTGAAACACTTTCTGATTGGGTAAAAAGACCCGATTGGGGCAATTACAACTGGCAAACAGTAGTTTCTGTAAATGAGCAGGCCAATATTCCTTTAATAAATTCAAAAATGAAGGGAATAATAAAAAAGAACGGTGTAGATGCAACCGATGAGTCTTTTATATTTAAGTTATCCGACAGGCACTTGTTCGGGAAATTTGTGAATGGGAAAAGTGTAGGTGGTGATATTGAACGCATTTACCTGTTTATCGCATTAGCTTTTGGTATTCTACTGATTGCCTGTATCAACTTTATGAACATGGCAACTGCTAAGTCAGAAAGAAGGGCAAAAGAAGTGGGGATTAAAAAAACAATAGGGGCGAGCAGGGCCTCTTTAATTTCCCAATTCTTAACAGAATCTGTTCTGCTAACTATTATTAGTGTATTGATTGCTATTGTATTGGTCGAAATTCTGCTGCCAACATTTAATAACCTGCTTAATATTGAACTTAGTATTGATTATTACAGTAGTGGGTATTGGATAGGTATTTTAAGTGTGATTCTATTAACAGGATTGTTGTCCGGAAGTTATCCTGCATTATACCTTTCTGCTTTTAATCCTATACAAACACTTAAAAGAAAAATTACAAGAACAAAAGTTATCCCTGTTAGTTTAAGACAGGTATTGGTTATTGGTCAGTTTAGTTTCGCAATTATCCTGATTATTGCCACCCTCGTTATTTATAAACAAGTTCAGTTTATCAAAAACAGGCCCGTAGGTTATGATCTAAATCTTTTGGCCGAGATGCCACAGGAAGGTGAATTGGGAAAGAAGTTTGATCTTTTTAAGACCGAACTATTAAAATCTGGTGCAGTTACAGCATTATGTCAATCATCAGGAAGCTTATCCAATAGCGGTTCTAGTTTTTGGAATTTCGAATGGCCTGGAATGACCAAAGCCGATAAAGATGTAATTTTTAATCAGATTGCTACTACCTATGATTTTACCAAAACAAACGGAATACAAATGATTTCAGGGCGTGATTTCTCTAAATCATTTGCATCAGATACTGCCGCATTAATGTTAAGCAGTACAGCTGTGAAATTGATGGGACTTAAAAATCCAATTGGTACACCTGTAAAATATCATGGAAATGATTTTACTGTTGTTGGCGTATTTAAAGATTTTATTTGGGGCTCTCCATACTATACAGATCGGCCAATGGTAGTAGCTTTTAGTCAGGGTTGGGGTGGTCAGATCACCATGCGCCTTAATCCTAACAACAGCTTATCTAAAAATGTTGAATTAATAGCACAGGTAGCCAAGCAAATAAATCCTGCTTACCCTGTTGATTTGAAGTTTGTTAATGATCTGTATGCAACTAAGCTGCAAGGAGAAAAAGTACTTGGTATTTTGTCAAACTTATTTGGTGGCCTGGCTATATTTATATCTTGTCTGGGCTTATTTGGTCTGGCAGCATATAGCGCAGAGCAGCGCACCAAGGAATTTGGTGTGCGTAAGGTTCTGGGTGCTTCGGTGGCCAGTATTATGCAATTACTCTCAGTATCGTTTATGAAAATGATTTTGGCAGCGGTTATAATAGGTGTACCAATAGCCTACTATTTAATGAATAAATGGCTGGGGCATTTTGAATTCCGCACTGCGATTTCCTGGTGGGTTATTGTAGCAGCAGTATTTGGTACAACTGTAATCGCCTTTTTAACTGTAAGCTTTCAGGCTTACAAAGCTGCAAAAGCTAACCCTGTTGACGCATTAAAATATGAATAA
- a CDS encoding ABC transporter permease encodes MFKLNFKIALRNLWKNKVYTAINVGGLSIALAAFIVVILYVTYETSYDKDVPNYARIYQVGRSLPDFKTEYTPAPLAKAIKDHFPEVEAVGRTKSIPFEFPMTTDHGRVYTTKALQLDQETAKMFNIVPTNGPDEEKDLKLNMYIPELFRKQLFPDPKTTFPQFVMLGPKAAAQQEVVNGTIDRVDQHSNLKFDIIAIGRDIAFNDQDYGTNNHNTYIQVKQGTDVLALEKKIDQLYKKELIKAGVPANDRRIAGRSVIFLDALKNLHLKPIAGNDTNYKVVMALLGLSILILIIACINFTNLSIVLATKRAKEVGIKKVMGAYRLNLTFQFIAEIFMQCFIALVLALVLAEVMLPLFNSIFSTPLSIWKGVSSLAWQLPLILVIVTLISGIYPSMVLSGYKPVQVLKGNFQTSYKTLWLRNFLLIGQFGIAIIFIVGLLVVSSQLKYMRAEDTGFKPDQVLYIKNIVLFRDPASFEPLREKITKIPGVNNVTISSNLPDGSKPGTNTYKVDGKEATIDFIFTDYNYFETLGIELKEGRFFSKEFKSDEENGAIINETAVARYGLVNPIGKTIHGCGMDYKIVGVIKDFKSQGFERAVDPTIYTVKNPCSFSKDKILINVDQSRMSLVIAELKKQWPDINKTDGDDFRYEFVNELYGRLFKKQEQLQSVFLFAATLTIFIALLGLFAFSAFTIASRVKEISIRKILGATDFDVYRLLNSYFVWIVLVANLIAWPAAYLLARKWLDTFAYRIEMPLIPFITAAAISTIITVLTVSIQARKAVRTNPAVALKYE; translated from the coding sequence ATGTTTAAACTGAATTTTAAGATAGCCCTACGTAACCTTTGGAAAAACAAAGTTTATACAGCAATTAATGTCGGTGGACTTTCAATCGCTCTGGCCGCATTTATAGTAGTGATTTTATATGTTACTTATGAAACCAGTTACGATAAAGATGTGCCTAATTACGCCCGGATTTATCAGGTAGGAAGGAGCTTACCCGACTTTAAAACTGAGTATACACCCGCACCATTGGCAAAGGCGATTAAGGATCACTTCCCGGAAGTTGAGGCGGTTGGAAGAACTAAAAGTATTCCATTTGAGTTTCCAATGACTACTGATCATGGGAGGGTTTACACTACAAAAGCCCTTCAATTAGATCAGGAAACTGCTAAAATGTTCAATATTGTGCCAACAAACGGGCCTGATGAAGAAAAGGATTTAAAGTTGAATATGTATATTCCTGAGCTATTCAGAAAACAACTCTTTCCAGATCCAAAAACTACATTTCCTCAGTTTGTAATGCTTGGACCAAAAGCGGCAGCCCAACAGGAAGTTGTGAATGGAACCATTGATCGCGTTGATCAGCATTCTAACTTAAAGTTTGATATTATAGCCATTGGAAGGGATATAGCCTTTAATGATCAGGACTACGGAACCAATAATCACAATACTTACATACAGGTTAAACAGGGTACAGATGTTTTAGCGCTCGAAAAGAAAATAGATCAGCTCTATAAAAAAGAATTAATAAAAGCTGGAGTTCCAGCCAATGACAGGAGAATTGCCGGCCGTTCTGTTATTTTTTTAGATGCACTTAAGAACCTGCATTTAAAACCTATCGCAGGCAACGATACTAATTATAAAGTTGTAATGGCCCTATTAGGGCTTAGCATTCTGATCTTGATTATTGCCTGCATTAACTTTACTAACCTAAGCATTGTACTCGCTACAAAAAGAGCAAAAGAGGTTGGCATAAAAAAAGTAATGGGTGCATACCGGTTAAATTTAACCTTTCAGTTCATTGCAGAAATTTTTATGCAATGTTTTATAGCCTTGGTACTGGCATTGGTATTAGCAGAGGTTATGCTGCCTTTATTTAATAGCATTTTTAGTACACCGCTTAGTATATGGAAGGGAGTTAGCTCTTTAGCCTGGCAATTGCCTCTAATCCTGGTTATAGTTACCCTTATTTCAGGGATTTATCCATCAATGGTTTTATCAGGATACAAACCAGTGCAGGTGTTAAAAGGCAATTTTCAAACAAGTTACAAAACACTTTGGTTAAGAAATTTTCTATTGATAGGTCAATTTGGCATTGCCATTATATTTATAGTAGGGCTTCTGGTAGTAAGCAGTCAGCTTAAATACATGCGTGCAGAGGACACCGGTTTTAAGCCTGATCAGGTTCTATATATAAAAAATATTGTGTTGTTTAGAGATCCTGCATCGTTTGAGCCTCTTCGTGAAAAAATAACTAAAATACCAGGAGTAAACAATGTTACCATCTCATCAAACTTACCAGACGGAAGTAAGCCTGGAACTAATACTTATAAAGTAGATGGGAAAGAGGCAACAATTGATTTTATTTTTACCGACTACAATTATTTTGAAACCCTTGGTATAGAATTAAAAGAGGGGCGTTTCTTTTCAAAGGAATTTAAATCTGATGAAGAGAATGGGGCTATAATAAATGAAACTGCAGTGGCACGTTATGGCCTTGTTAATCCTATTGGAAAAACCATACACGGTTGCGGTATGGATTATAAAATTGTGGGCGTAATCAAAGATTTTAAATCTCAGGGATTTGAACGTGCCGTAGATCCAACTATATATACTGTAAAAAACCCTTGTAGCTTTAGTAAAGATAAGATTCTGATTAATGTTGATCAAAGCAGAATGTCATTGGTTATTGCTGAATTAAAGAAGCAATGGCCTGATATCAATAAAACAGATGGTGATGATTTTCGTTATGAGTTTGTAAACGAACTTTACGGCCGATTATTTAAAAAACAAGAACAATTACAATCGGTATTCCTTTTTGCTGCTACACTAACCATTTTTATAGCGCTACTTGGTCTTTTTGCATTTTCTGCATTTACAATAGCTAGTAGGGTTAAAGAAATTTCTATTAGAAAGATATTAGGTGCTACAGATTTCGATGTTTACAGGCTGCTTAATTCTTATTTCGTTTGGATTGTACTTGTAGCCAATTTAATTGCATGGCCAGCGGCCTATTTGTTAGCAAGAAAGTGGCTGGATACTTTCGCTTATCGTATAGAAATGCCGCTGATTCCATTTATTACAGCTGCGGCTATATCCACCATTATTACTGTACTTACAGTAAGTATTCAAGCCAGAAAAGCAGTGAGAACAAATCCTGCTGTTGCATTAAAATATGAATAA
- a CDS encoding ABC transporter ATP-binding protein, translating into MIKIENLEKVYKTEEIETTALNGINLHVKEGEFVSIMGPSGCGKSTLLNVMGLLDKPESGSYKFIDTELLKLNDRERSNFRKRNMGFVFQNFNLIDELTVFENIELPLIYNKVAAGERKRLVNEIIERMNIVNRSGHFPQQLSGGQQQRVAVARALVTKPKLVLADEPTGNLDSSHGNEVMELLCELNETGTTIVMVTHSSHDASFSNRIINLKDGHVISEKINKGRTEELI; encoded by the coding sequence ATGATAAAAATTGAGAATCTGGAAAAAGTTTACAAAACTGAAGAAATAGAAACAACTGCCTTAAATGGCATTAATCTACATGTTAAAGAAGGTGAGTTTGTTTCAATAATGGGACCTTCGGGTTGTGGTAAATCTACCTTATTAAACGTAATGGGTTTACTGGATAAGCCCGAAAGTGGTAGCTATAAATTTATTGATACGGAGCTTTTGAAACTGAACGATAGAGAACGTTCTAACTTCAGAAAACGCAATATGGGATTCGTATTCCAAAACTTTAACCTGATTGATGAACTGACAGTTTTTGAAAACATTGAATTACCGCTGATCTATAACAAAGTTGCTGCCGGAGAGCGTAAGCGCCTTGTAAATGAGATTATTGAACGCATGAACATTGTAAATAGAAGCGGACATTTCCCACAACAACTCTCTGGAGGTCAGCAGCAGCGTGTTGCTGTCGCCAGAGCTTTGGTTACCAAACCAAAATTGGTATTAGCCGATGAGCCTACAGGTAATTTGGACAGCTCTCATGGTAACGAGGTTATGGAGTTGTTATGCGAGTTGAATGAAACAGGAACTACCATTGTAATGGTAACTCACTCATCGCATGATGCCAGTTTTTCTAACAGAATCATCAATTTAAAAGACGGGCATGTAATTTCTGAGAAAATAAATAAGGGCCGCACCGAGGAATTGATTTAA
- a CDS encoding efflux RND transporter periplasmic adaptor subunit, which translates to MDKKIEKKRFNKKTILMLVGGAIFVGLVAYGYSLSLNKVYKADPDKITINKVLYGDFEDVVLLNTSVVPLTSVIVSSPEGGTVAEIFTENGASVVKGTPLLRITNPNALSNYTSSETSIIEQINQLRKLRLDLEQNQRVMSQDMMEIENSLRTASRKYKIDSVLFSKKVITLQEFNISSQDYEYYQGRKKILREAVKQENQSRTMQLKQIDFSIGRMNESLETIRQNIENMTIKAPVAGRLSSYDPVTGKSYNANEMLGKIDVLQGYKLQAGVDEYYINRVKEGQSANCEFNGKTYRLTVKKVIPEVTAGQFQIELTFDGASPEGLRRGLSLQVKLTLSDNSKSLLLAQGQFFQSTGGSWAFVIKDGKATKRNIKIGRKNHLYYEVLEGLQKNEEVITSSYDQFNQYDIIEVSK; encoded by the coding sequence ATGGATAAGAAAATAGAGAAAAAGAGATTCAATAAAAAAACCATTCTGATGTTGGTAGGAGGGGCAATTTTTGTGGGTCTTGTTGCATATGGTTACAGTTTGTCACTAAATAAAGTTTACAAAGCCGATCCTGATAAAATCACTATCAACAAAGTGCTTTATGGAGATTTTGAAGATGTGGTTTTACTAAATACCAGCGTTGTTCCTTTAACCTCTGTGATTGTTAGCTCACCAGAGGGGGGGACTGTTGCTGAGATTTTTACTGAAAATGGTGCTAGTGTGGTAAAGGGGACACCTCTTTTAAGAATAACCAATCCTAATGCATTGTCAAATTACACCTCTAGCGAAACCAGTATAATTGAACAGATTAATCAGTTGCGTAAGCTTAGGCTTGATCTGGAGCAGAACCAAAGAGTAATGAGCCAGGATATGATGGAAATTGAGAACAGTTTAAGAACGGCAAGCCGTAAGTACAAAATAGATAGCGTATTGTTCTCAAAAAAGGTGATCACCTTGCAGGAGTTTAATATATCAAGTCAGGATTACGAATACTATCAGGGTCGTAAAAAAATACTAAGAGAGGCTGTAAAGCAAGAAAACCAAAGTCGAACGATGCAACTAAAACAAATAGATTTCTCTATTGGCAGAATGAACGAAAGTTTAGAAACCATTAGACAGAATATAGAAAATATGACCATCAAGGCACCTGTTGCCGGCCGTTTATCATCTTATGATCCGGTAACAGGTAAGTCATATAATGCAAATGAAATGCTGGGTAAAATTGATGTGTTGCAAGGCTATAAATTACAGGCAGGTGTTGATGAATATTATATTAATAGAGTAAAAGAAGGACAATCTGCAAATTGTGAGTTCAATGGAAAAACATACCGTTTAACAGTTAAAAAAGTGATCCCAGAGGTAACGGCCGGTCAGTTCCAGATAGAGTTAACATTTGATGGTGCATCGCCAGAGGGGTTAAGAAGAGGCTTGTCGTTACAGGTAAAACTAACCTTGTCAGATAATAGTAAATCGCTGTTGCTTGCACAGGGTCAATTTTTCCAAAGCACTGGTGGTTCATGGGCGTTTGTGATTAAAGACGGAAAAGCAACAAAAAGAAATATAAAGATTGGACGTAAAAATCACCTGTATTATGAGGTACTGGAAGGGCTGCAAAAGAATGAGGAGGTAATTACTTCATCTTATGATCAGTTCAATCAGTATGATATAATTGAAGTTAGTAAATAG
- a CDS encoding glucose-1-phosphate adenylyltransferase, with the protein MTDKVLGVILGGGQGSRLAPLTQTRSKPAVPIAGKYRLVDIPISNCLNSGIHRMFVLTQFNSASLNKHIKNTYHFSHFSLAFVDILAAEQTPDNPTWFQGTADAVRQTMHHLLNHDFEYVLILSGDQLYQMDFKQMVQAHIDSGVQVTLATIPVNAKDAPDFGILKANEQNIITSFIEKPKTNLQDWVSDTGPEMHAEGRDYLASMGIYIFNKDLLIKIFAENEDEKDFGKEIIPRMLTEYDVLSYQYEGYWTDIGNISSFFEANLGLTDDIPKFNLFDSGHSIFTRARMLPPSKILGTTLDKAIIAEGCILEAESIKHAVIGIRSRIGVGTHIESCYIMGSDKYQTLIEIEKEKGTKPLIGIGDNCKIVNAIIDKNSRIGDNVQIIGGAHLPDGDHALYTVKDGIVVVKKGAVIPDGTVI; encoded by the coding sequence ATGACTGACAAAGTATTGGGTGTAATTCTTGGCGGCGGCCAGGGCTCTAGGTTAGCCCCTCTTACACAAACTCGCTCTAAACCTGCTGTGCCTATTGCAGGGAAATACAGATTGGTTGATATTCCAATCTCCAATTGCTTAAACTCGGGTATACACCGCATGTTTGTTTTAACGCAGTTTAATTCTGCATCTTTAAATAAGCACATTAAAAACACTTATCACTTTAGTCATTTTAGTCTGGCCTTTGTTGATATTCTTGCTGCCGAGCAAACACCTGATAATCCGACGTGGTTTCAGGGAACAGCTGATGCAGTAAGACAAACAATGCATCACCTGTTGAATCATGACTTTGAATATGTGTTGATCCTTTCAGGAGATCAGTTGTATCAAATGGATTTTAAGCAGATGGTACAGGCGCATATAGACAGCGGCGTTCAGGTTACGCTTGCAACTATTCCTGTAAATGCTAAGGATGCTCCTGATTTCGGGATACTTAAGGCTAATGAACAGAATATCATTACTTCATTCATTGAAAAGCCAAAAACAAATCTGCAAGACTGGGTTTCAGATACCGGTCCGGAAATGCATGCCGAAGGTCGCGATTATCTGGCCTCTATGGGTATTTACATTTTTAATAAGGATCTTTTAATCAAGATTTTCGCAGAAAATGAGGATGAGAAAGATTTTGGAAAAGAGATTATCCCAAGAATGCTTACTGAGTACGATGTATTAAGTTATCAATATGAAGGCTACTGGACCGATATAGGTAATATATCATCATTCTTTGAAGCCAACCTCGGTTTAACGGATGATATTCCTAAATTCAATTTGTTCGATAGCGGTCATAGCATCTTTACACGCGCTCGTATGCTGCCTCCATCAAAGATATTAGGAACCACTTTAGATAAGGCCATTATTGCTGAGGGCTGTATTTTAGAAGCAGAAAGTATAAAGCATGCCGTAATTGGTATCAGGTCAAGAATTGGAGTTGGTACTCATATTGAAAGCTGTTATATTATGGGTAGCGATAAATATCAAACCCTGATAGAAATAGAAAAGGAGAAAGGAACAAAACCACTTATTGGAATTGGCGATAACTGTAAAATTGTTAATGCAATAATTGATAAGAACAGCAGGATAGGCGACAATGTGCAGATTATTGGTGGCGCTCATTTACCTGATGGCGACCATGCACTTTATACTGTTAAGGATGGTATCGTAGTAGTGAAAAAAGGTGCTGTTATACCAGATGGAACGGTAATTTAA
- a CDS encoding sensor histidine kinase: MFYNRFTFRLISRLVVINALAVLLFYLIKKTELWFTIIGLGIILIGTMLSLYYYINQIRDDINRFILAVKTRDNTLNFKNKATKGSFPELYESFNDIIQVQKDIQLEKDSMFQLIKTILEQVPVGVIVIKDDREDTKHEEIVFFNQAASQLLNVPAYKYWHRLSQHIPQFSTEIESIGKGGKRFMELKIQDKLIQLSTEVIPLNLYNTDYTIISFQNIKDEIEQKESEAWNRLIGVISHEILNSITPISSLSNTVDGMIANKQSLDSDELEDLKPAIKTIRRRSEGLLDFVKDYRLIAELPTPDLHYHTIGEILQHIKVLMQPFASGRNIILKVDQTSSKISINIDLKLIEQALINLVTNSIYALESVAEQSVIEISYRLDQNKLYFEVSDNGKGIEPELLEKIFVPFFTTRKNGSGIGLTITRNIMKMHQGSLEVTSVPFEKTTFSLVFKYQ; the protein is encoded by the coding sequence ATGTTTTATAACCGCTTTACCTTTCGTTTAATAAGTCGCCTGGTGGTTATTAATGCCTTGGCTGTCCTGTTATTTTATCTAATCAAAAAAACTGAACTATGGTTTACAATAATTGGTTTAGGCATTATTCTGATTGGTACAATGCTGAGCCTTTACTATTACATTAACCAGATCAGGGACGACATCAATAGGTTTATTCTGGCTGTAAAAACACGCGATAATACTTTAAACTTCAAAAACAAAGCGACAAAAGGAAGTTTCCCTGAATTATATGAGTCATTTAATGACATTATACAAGTTCAGAAGGATATACAGCTCGAAAAAGATTCCATGTTTCAGCTCATTAAAACTATCCTTGAACAGGTACCCGTAGGCGTAATTGTAATAAAAGACGATAGAGAAGATACCAAACATGAAGAAATAGTATTCTTTAACCAGGCAGCCAGCCAATTATTAAATGTACCCGCTTACAAATACTGGCACAGGCTAAGCCAGCATATTCCTCAATTTTCTACCGAGATAGAATCTATTGGTAAGGGAGGAAAGCGCTTTATGGAACTTAAAATACAGGACAAACTTATCCAGCTATCAACAGAAGTGATCCCATTAAATTTATACAATACGGATTATACCATAATATCTTTCCAAAACATTAAGGACGAGATTGAGCAAAAAGAATCAGAAGCGTGGAACAGGCTTATTGGTGTTATATCACATGAAATACTGAATTCCATTACCCCTATCAGCTCACTTTCTAACACGGTTGATGGTATGATTGCTAATAAACAGAGTCTAGATTCTGATGAACTGGAAGATCTAAAACCTGCAATCAAGACCATCAGGAGAAGATCAGAAGGTTTGTTAGATTTCGTAAAAGATTATCGTTTAATAGCTGAACTGCCTACACCTGACTTGCACTACCATACCATTGGCGAAATACTACAGCACATTAAAGTGTTGATGCAACCTTTTGCCAGTGGCAGAAATATCATCCTTAAGGTTGACCAAACATCCTCGAAGATTAGTATAAACATAGATCTGAAACTGATAGAGCAGGCGTTGATAAATCTGGTTACCAATAGCATATATGCACTTGAGAGTGTTGCAGAGCAATCTGTTATTGAGATTAGCTACAGACTAGATCAGAACAAGTTATATTTTGAGGTTAGCGATAATGGCAAAGGCATTGAGCCGGAGCTATTAGAGAAGATTTTTGTGCCATTCTTTACCACCAGAAAAAATGGTTCGGGTATTGGCTTAACCATTACCCGAAACATTATGAAAATGCACCAGGGAAGTTTAGAAGTAACTTCGGTTCCTTTCGAAAAAACTACCTTTTCTCTGGTGTTTAAATATCAATAA